From Rhizobium favelukesii, the proteins below share one genomic window:
- a CDS encoding undecaprenyl-diphosphate phosphatase, producing MDHVNSIILGIIEGITEFLPISSTGHLIIAEQWLGHRSDMFNIVIQAGAILAVTIIYWRRLLDLVLGWRDPRNRTYAAKLIVAFLITAILGLVVKKLGFQLPETATPIAWALIIGGVWMMFAEWAAARRPPHKEITWLVAILVGIAQVVAGVFPGTSRSGATIFVAMLAGTGNRAAATEFAFLVGIPTMYAASAFELLKTFKDGGAANEDWTGLGIAFVVSTVVAFIAVKWLLSYIRSNRFTVFAIYRIILGVILLGMAASGMIA from the coding sequence ATGGATCATGTAAACTCTATAATTCTAGGCATAATAGAGGGAATTACCGAGTTTCTGCCGATTTCGAGCACCGGCCACCTCATCATTGCGGAGCAATGGCTCGGCCACCGGTCGGATATGTTCAATATCGTTATTCAGGCAGGCGCCATCCTCGCCGTCACGATCATTTACTGGCGTCGGCTATTGGACCTGGTGCTCGGATGGCGGGATCCGCGGAACCGCACCTACGCCGCCAAGCTGATCGTCGCGTTTCTCATCACGGCGATCCTCGGACTTGTCGTCAAGAAGCTCGGCTTTCAGCTGCCTGAGACTGCGACGCCGATCGCCTGGGCGCTGATCATCGGCGGTGTCTGGATGATGTTTGCCGAATGGGCAGCTGCCCGCCGGCCGCCCCACAAGGAGATAACCTGGCTCGTTGCCATCTTGGTCGGCATTGCCCAGGTGGTTGCCGGCGTCTTCCCGGGAACCTCACGCTCCGGCGCCACGATTTTCGTCGCCATGCTGGCAGGCACGGGCAATCGGGCCGCGGCGACAGAATTCGCTTTTCTCGTCGGTATCCCGACCATGTATGCCGCGAGTGCCTTTGAATTGCTGAAGACGTTCAAGGATGGTGGAGCAGCAAACGAGGATTGGACCGGCCTCGGGATCGCCTTCGTCGTTTCCACGGTGGTCGCGTTCATCGCCGTGAAATGGCTGCTATCCTATATCCGGAGCAACCGGTTTACAGTGTTTGCGATCTACCGCATCATTCTCGGAGTTATTCTGCTCGGCATGGCAGCGTCCGGCATGATTGCCTGA
- the queG gene encoding tRNA epoxyqueuosine(34) reductase QueG — protein sequence MATENKEQRRRDTLTAFVRAEAKALGFDLCRVTRPDAIPEAKERLGEFIDAGRHGTMEWMAQTRDRRGDPRTLWNDVRSIVVFGLNYGPEDDPREILAKSDKAAISVYARNRDYHDVIKGRLKEIATRFVARAGADVKVFVDTAPVMEKPLAAAAGLGWQGKHTNLVSREHGSWLFLGSMFTTADLNTDAPEIDHCGSCRACLDICPTNAFPGPYQIDARRCISYLTIEHKGPIDPALRPLIGNRIYGCDDCLAACPWNKFAHEASEMKLQAREDLKEPSIEDLLSLDDASFRAFFSGSPVKRIGRDRFIRNVLIAAGNSGDRRFVDRCRALSRDASPVVRGMAVWALSRLLEAGEFSAFAAQKPDESDSDVLDEWRLAGAV from the coding sequence ATGGCCACAGAAAACAAGGAACAGAGACGCCGCGATACCCTCACTGCCTTCGTTCGGGCGGAGGCAAAGGCGTTGGGTTTCGACCTCTGTCGCGTCACGCGACCGGACGCTATCCCGGAGGCCAAGGAGCGGCTTGGCGAGTTCATCGACGCCGGGCGGCATGGAACGATGGAGTGGATGGCGCAGACCCGCGACAGGCGAGGCGATCCGCGCACTCTCTGGAACGATGTCCGCTCGATCGTCGTCTTCGGCCTCAATTATGGGCCAGAGGACGATCCCCGCGAGATTCTGGCAAAGTCCGACAAGGCTGCGATCTCGGTCTACGCGCGCAATCGCGACTATCACGATGTCATCAAGGGGCGATTGAAGGAGATTGCGACGCGCTTTGTCGCGCGCGCCGGCGCAGACGTGAAGGTCTTTGTCGACACAGCCCCGGTGATGGAGAAGCCCTTAGCGGCCGCGGCCGGCCTCGGCTGGCAGGGCAAGCACACGAACCTCGTCAGCCGCGAGCACGGCTCCTGGCTTTTCCTCGGTTCTATGTTCACGACCGCGGACCTGAACACGGACGCGCCAGAGATAGATCACTGCGGCTCCTGCCGCGCCTGTCTCGATATCTGTCCGACCAATGCCTTTCCCGGTCCCTACCAGATCGACGCGCGGCGCTGCATCTCCTACCTCACTATAGAACACAAGGGACCGATCGATCCGGCGTTGCGGCCACTGATTGGCAATCGAATCTATGGTTGCGACGATTGCCTTGCCGCGTGCCCATGGAACAAATTTGCCCATGAGGCTTCCGAAATGAAGCTGCAGGCCCGAGAGGACTTGAAGGAACCATCAATCGAGGACCTGCTGAGCCTCGACGACGCCAGCTTCCGCGCCTTCTTCAGCGGCTCGCCGGTCAAGCGCATTGGCCGCGATCGGTTCATCCGGAATGTGCTCATCGCCGCCGGCAATTCGGGCGATCGCCGATTTGTCGACCGATGTCGGGCATTGTCGCGGGATGCCTCGCCCGTCGTGCGTGGCATGGCGGTTTGGGCGCTCTCGCGCCTTCTCGAGGCTGGAGAATTTTCTGCCTTTGCGGCACAAAAGCCGGATGAGTCGGACAGCGATGTCCTGGACGAGTGGCGCTTGGCGGGAGCAGTTTGA
- a CDS encoding glutathione S-transferase family protein: MPTLYHHPMSSASRFVRLILTEYGYQTDLIEEQTWEKRRDFLALNPAGTLPVYVDDSMRALCGAAVISEYLDETHGVLKRDRRLLAEDPFQRAEIRRLTEWFMQKMETDVTKPLARERVYKLQMTADQGGGAPDSKILRTARANIRQHMKYLTWLAGSRQWLAGDRMSYADLAAASAVSILDYLGEIDWSEAPVVKDWYQRLKSRPSFRPLLTERVRGLTPVSHYADLDF, translated from the coding sequence ATGCCCACGCTCTACCATCACCCCATGTCATCCGCATCACGCTTCGTTCGGTTGATCCTGACGGAATACGGCTATCAGACGGACCTGATCGAGGAGCAGACATGGGAGAAGCGCCGGGATTTCCTCGCGCTGAACCCAGCCGGAACATTGCCGGTCTACGTCGATGACAGCATGCGGGCACTGTGTGGCGCCGCTGTGATCTCCGAGTATCTCGACGAGACGCACGGCGTCCTGAAGCGCGATCGCCGGCTGCTGGCCGAAGATCCATTCCAGCGCGCCGAAATTCGTCGGCTGACAGAGTGGTTCATGCAGAAGATGGAAACCGACGTGACCAAGCCGCTTGCCCGCGAGCGCGTTTATAAACTGCAGATGACGGCGGATCAGGGTGGTGGTGCGCCGGATTCTAAGATCCTTCGCACGGCACGGGCGAATATCCGCCAGCACATGAAATACCTGACATGGCTCGCAGGCTCACGCCAGTGGCTGGCGGGTGACCGAATGAGCTATGCCGACCTGGCTGCTGCCTCAGCAGTTTCCATTCTCGATTATCTCGGCGAAATCGACTGGTCGGAAGCTCCTGTTGTCAAGGATTGGTATCAGCGCCTGAAGTCGCGTCCATCCTTCCGACCGCTGCTTACCGAGCGCGTGCGGGGTCTGACACCGGTTTCGCACTACGCCGATCTGGATTTCTGA